Proteins encoded together in one Leptidea sinapis chromosome 45, ilLepSina1.1, whole genome shotgun sequence window:
- the LOC126977444 gene encoding uncharacterized protein LOC126977444 isoform X1, which yields MDNPLTPSKIQRLIHLAEDKSFNNQNRTVRTNNGDQSNDHYRCSHQFDRGFESSSGILDLERLPVFGESGVANMSMRSAAFDPGELTGRSTGTQDGNSLKPMAPTRAFGQYGRHSTASVLDSITNHMDKQTSEINDIMRHSIASNFSFHSKRDLTADEASLVMREAPIPIQPSNQMNFQDSIANNSSMSVGSYFKNRCPDFGVILKNTDSPDKSMTPSITEVSKSNTNNMYSLDNTLDSVPVRQSKPISAKEQLTYTLSVQSNIENVNTLNDNKGMPYKGNEQNSFMQSTMKHANQISSHKIPLSTDVLVRNLQSNFKLNQKPEEVESSIETSFSISKIADFLGKQSIINSSDIMQFNNAMKQAVKKQPLAEVQLNVLDNKQNVYVTHLKDAKKMETASSTGTVDTVISLDKLKMAVEGTVPRVVVSGVPRDVHSDAESIKSRKSIRSKTPSPSRSQSTHTTVKENNSIRSSSSPFYSSRGEASKIPSPNKIYKELDKSVDWHDILRQKQYNEEHIAEEKWVEISAGTVTGFVGSSIAVTLSITTLADNWITAKFEFDSFPHGSIELPRGPLLLSPKKTEKLKLYITSNVEIAAQLPFTVFFKDASIDREVEQKGYINVDIKMPMIQAVSSDGVNNVCFPVVPEGATITKHFVVLSDCPNDLQLELSVVESDSIFLIRNVQEILKSDVSKVLTEKHSSSEEAGNKGKGKANKQLCRLSSGNAIKVTISFSSPKLSEFDITDTMAVFKGVLAVKLIGGNTSLKEVSLVGSVGVAHLEVQSNKYTISNESTTIQVCNTGSVAGIWRVKFEAPTTDTHVPFTVTPARFEVRPEESKHLTASYTGSPDVFKVGTLVLEEETTGARTMIELSAGCDKTKSFPIKTNYNNMSWVRSGKKELSLKNSTNKKIQLRCYIIGEGFSIEGESRGTFMISFVGYECRPLQIMFTPNSCMPYAASLHLVYDKNKDYSRKILLHGCASNESVRWSGLVTYGDTALVRAVCRRPVELTLHNKSSAPAFISTTLRLNLQYRCVSEGAVIRSGRRVLRPRSRHEVLVDVDWARVERRARTTLVSTLASVTVLSGPEYTRQRILRIIRDNSTGKPDTSMLPDHLKVLAEHFDGQDPEMENKLMEFQETKSSLNELIESLQELTAQIDLPQDSSEDNTILISDDTMVEHHTLMN from the exons atggacAACCCACTAACACCAAGTAAAATCCAACGGCTTATACATTTAGCTGAAGATAAATCGTTTAACAATCAAAACCGAACGGTTCGCACTAATAATGGCGACCA ATCTAACGATCACTATCGATGTAGTCATCAATTTGATCGAGGCTTCGAGTCATCTTCCGGAATTTTGGACCTAGAACGGCTACCAG tgTTTGGTGAAAGTGGTGTTGCAAATATGTCAATGAGATCC GCAGCTTTCGATCCAGGTGAATTAACAGGGAGATCAACAGGGACCCAAGATGGAAATTCATTAAAACCAATGGCACCAACGAGAGCATTTGGACAATATGGAAGACACTCAACTGCTAGTGTCTTAGACAGTATCACCAATCATATGGACAAACAAACctctgaaataaatgacattATGAGACACTCGATTGCTTCCAACTTTTCATTCCATTCTAAG AGAGATTTAACAGCAGATGAAGCTTCACTTGTGATGAGAGAGGCTCCAATTCCAATTCAACCGAGCAACCAAATGAATTTCCAAGACAGcat cGCAAATAATTCAAGTATGTCCGTTGGTTCATATTTCAAGAATCGATGTCCGGATTTTGGAGTAATTCTGAAGAACACAGATAGTCCTGATAAATCTATGACTCCCAGTATTACAGAAG tgTCTAAATCTAACACAAACAATATGTACAGCCTGGACAACACACTAGATTCTGTTCCAGTAAGACAGTCTAAGCCCATTTCAGCGAAGGAACAATTGACATACACATTATCAGTTCAGTCCAATATTGAGAATGTGAATACATTAAATGATAATAAAGGCATGCCATATAAAGGAAATGAACAGAATTCTTTCATGCAGTCTACAATGAAACACGCAAACCAGATATCAAGTCATAAAATACCCTTGTCCACTGATGTTTTAGTCAGAAATCTTCagtcaaatttcaaattaaaccAAAAACCAGAGGAGGTTGAAAGCTCCATTGAGACTTCATTCAGCATTTCAAAAATTGCCGACTTTTTGG GTAAACAATCCATCATCAACTCCTCCGACATAATGCAATTCAACAATGCAATGAAACAAGCTGTTAAGAAGCAGCCTTTAGCAGAAGTGCAACTTAATGTGCTAGacaataaacaaaatgtctATGTAACACACTTGAAAGatgcaaaaaaaatggaaacTGCAAGTTCAACTGGAACTGTCGACACAGTTATATCACTTGATAAGCTGAAGATGGCTGTTGAAGGAACTGTTCCTAGAGTTGTTGTGTCAGGAGTCCCAAGAGATGTCCACAGTGATGCAGAAAGTATCAAGTCGAGGAAGAGTATTCGCTCAAAGACACCTTCACCTTCTAGAAGTCAGTCTACCCATACAACTGTTAAAGAAAATAACAGTATACGATCGTCAAGTAGTCCATTCTATTCTAGCAGAg GCGAGGCATCAAAAATTCCTTCcccaaacaaaatatacaaagaaTTAGATAAGTCCGTAGATTGGCATGATATTTTGAGACAGAAACAATACAACGAAGAACATATCGCTGAAG aGAAATGGGTGGAAATATCAGCCGGCACAGTTACTGGATTTGttg GGTCCAGTATTGCAGTCACTCTGTCAATCACAACATTGGCTGACAATTGGATAACTgcgaaatttgaatttgatagttTCCCACATGGATCAATAGAATTACCGCGAGGACCTCTACTCCTCTCTCCCAAGAAGACTGAAAAACTGAAACTTTACATTACATCTAATGTTGAAATAGCAGCACAACTGCCGTTCACAGTGTTCTTTAAAGATGCCTCCATAGATCGTGAAGTTGAGCAAAAGGGATACATCAATGTTGATATTAAAATGCCCATGATACAGGCAGTGTCTTCTGATGGTGTGAATAACGTATGTTTCCCAGTGGTTCCAGAAGGGGCAACAATTACAAAGCATTTTGTTGTATTAAGTGATTGTCCAAACGATCTACAGCTTGAGTTAAGTGTCGTAGAAAGTGATAGCATATTTCTAATAAGAAATGTCCAAGAGATATTGAAGAGTGATGTGAGTAAGGTATTGACAGAGAAACACAGCTCCAGTGAAGAAGCGGGCAACAAAGGTAAAGGGAAGGCTAACAAACAATTGTGTAGACTAAGCAGTGGTAATGCTATCAAAGTGACAATCTCATTTAGCTCACCGAAGCTCTCCGAATTTGATATAA CTGATACAATGGCAGTGTTCAAGGGCGTATTGGCTGTGAAGTTAATTGGTGGAAATACATCTCTGAAGGAGGTCAGTCTTGTTGGATCTGTTGGAGTCGCTCATCTGGAGGTGCAGTCTAATAAATACACAATATCTAATG AATCCACCACCATCCAAGTCTGCAATACAGGTTCTGTTGCCGGTATCTGGCGAGTTAAATTCGAAGCTCCCACGACTGATACACATGTTCCATTCACTGTCACTCCTGCGAGGTTTGAGGTTAGACCAGAGGAGAGCAAACATCTAACCGCCTCTTACACTGGATCACCGGATGTATTCAAAGTGGG AACCTTAGTATTAGAAGAAGAAACAACGGGAGCTAGGACCATGATTGAATTGAGTGCCGGTTGTGACAAAACGAAATCGTTCCCAATAAAAACGAATTACAACAACATGTCGTGGGTCAGAAGTGGAAAGAAAGAGCTGAGTCTGAAGAATTCAACAAACAAAAAGATTCAGTTACGGTGTTATATCATTGGCGAAGGATTCTCTATAGAAGGGGAGAGCCGGGGAACGTTTATGATATCTTTTGTGGGCTATGAATGTAGACCGCTGCAGATTATGTTCACGCCCAATTCTTGCATGCCGTACGCGGCTTCATTACATCTTGTCTATGATAAGAACAAGGATTATTCGAGAAAG ATATTGTTGCACGGGTGCGCTAGTAACGAGTCGGTGCGCTGGTCGGGGCTGGTGACATATGGCGACACGGCGCTGGTGCGAGCAGTCTGCCGCCGACCCGTGGAGCTAACCCTCCACAATAAGTCCAGTGCGCCCGCCTTCATATCCACCACACTGCGATTAAACT TACAATACCGCTGCGTGTCGGAGGGCGCCGTGATCCGGTCCGGACGGCGGGTGCTCCGGCCTCGCTCCCGGCACGAGGTGCTCGTGGACGTGGACTGGGCCCGCGTGGAGCGTCGCGCGCGCACCACGCTCGTGTCCACGCTGGCCTCCGTCACCGTGCTCAGCGGGCCGGAGTACACCCGCCAGCGGATACTGAG AATAATTCGTGACAATTCGACCGGTAAACCAGATACCTCGATGCTACCGGATCACCTTAAAGTATTAGCGGAACATTTTGATGGGCAGGACCCAGAAATGGAGAATAAGTTGATGGAATTTCAAGAGACAAAG TCTTCTCTGAACGAGCTGATAGAGAGTCTGCAAGAGCTGACGGCCCAGATCGACCTGCCACAAGACTCTTCTGAAGATAACACCATCCTCATCAGTGACGACACGATGGTAGAGCATCACACTCTCATGAATTAG
- the LOC126977444 gene encoding uncharacterized protein LOC126977444 isoform X2, with amino-acid sequence MDNPLTPSKIQRLIHLAEDKSFNNQNRTVRTNNGDQSNDHYRCSHQFDRGFESSSGILDLERLPVFGESGVANMSMRSAAFDPGELTGRSTGTQDGNSLKPMAPTRAFGQYGRHSTASVLDSITNHMDKQTSEINDIMRHSIASNFSFHSKRDLTADEASLVMREAPIPIQPSNQMNFQDSIANNSSMSVGSYFKNRCPDFGVILKNTDSPDKSMTPSITEVSKSNTNNMYSLDNTLDSVPVRQSKPISAKEQLTYTLSVQSNIENVNTLNDNKGMPYKGNEQNSFMQSTMKHANQISSHKIPLSTDVLVRNLQSNFKLNQKPEEVESSIETSFSISKIADFLGKQSIINSSDIMQFNNAMKQAVKKQPLAEVQLNVLDNKQNVYVTHLKDAKKMETASSTGTVDTVISLDKLKMAVEGTVPRVVVSGVPRDVHSDAESIKSRKSIRSKTPSPSRSQSTHTTVKENNSIRSSSSPFYSSREKWVEISAGTVTGFVGSSIAVTLSITTLADNWITAKFEFDSFPHGSIELPRGPLLLSPKKTEKLKLYITSNVEIAAQLPFTVFFKDASIDREVEQKGYINVDIKMPMIQAVSSDGVNNVCFPVVPEGATITKHFVVLSDCPNDLQLELSVVESDSIFLIRNVQEILKSDVSKVLTEKHSSSEEAGNKGKGKANKQLCRLSSGNAIKVTISFSSPKLSEFDITDTMAVFKGVLAVKLIGGNTSLKEVSLVGSVGVAHLEVQSNKYTISNESTTIQVCNTGSVAGIWRVKFEAPTTDTHVPFTVTPARFEVRPEESKHLTASYTGSPDVFKVGTLVLEEETTGARTMIELSAGCDKTKSFPIKTNYNNMSWVRSGKKELSLKNSTNKKIQLRCYIIGEGFSIEGESRGTFMISFVGYECRPLQIMFTPNSCMPYAASLHLVYDKNKDYSRKILLHGCASNESVRWSGLVTYGDTALVRAVCRRPVELTLHNKSSAPAFISTTLRLNLQYRCVSEGAVIRSGRRVLRPRSRHEVLVDVDWARVERRARTTLVSTLASVTVLSGPEYTRQRILRIIRDNSTGKPDTSMLPDHLKVLAEHFDGQDPEMENKLMEFQETKSSLNELIESLQELTAQIDLPQDSSEDNTILISDDTMVEHHTLMN; translated from the exons atggacAACCCACTAACACCAAGTAAAATCCAACGGCTTATACATTTAGCTGAAGATAAATCGTTTAACAATCAAAACCGAACGGTTCGCACTAATAATGGCGACCA ATCTAACGATCACTATCGATGTAGTCATCAATTTGATCGAGGCTTCGAGTCATCTTCCGGAATTTTGGACCTAGAACGGCTACCAG tgTTTGGTGAAAGTGGTGTTGCAAATATGTCAATGAGATCC GCAGCTTTCGATCCAGGTGAATTAACAGGGAGATCAACAGGGACCCAAGATGGAAATTCATTAAAACCAATGGCACCAACGAGAGCATTTGGACAATATGGAAGACACTCAACTGCTAGTGTCTTAGACAGTATCACCAATCATATGGACAAACAAACctctgaaataaatgacattATGAGACACTCGATTGCTTCCAACTTTTCATTCCATTCTAAG AGAGATTTAACAGCAGATGAAGCTTCACTTGTGATGAGAGAGGCTCCAATTCCAATTCAACCGAGCAACCAAATGAATTTCCAAGACAGcat cGCAAATAATTCAAGTATGTCCGTTGGTTCATATTTCAAGAATCGATGTCCGGATTTTGGAGTAATTCTGAAGAACACAGATAGTCCTGATAAATCTATGACTCCCAGTATTACAGAAG tgTCTAAATCTAACACAAACAATATGTACAGCCTGGACAACACACTAGATTCTGTTCCAGTAAGACAGTCTAAGCCCATTTCAGCGAAGGAACAATTGACATACACATTATCAGTTCAGTCCAATATTGAGAATGTGAATACATTAAATGATAATAAAGGCATGCCATATAAAGGAAATGAACAGAATTCTTTCATGCAGTCTACAATGAAACACGCAAACCAGATATCAAGTCATAAAATACCCTTGTCCACTGATGTTTTAGTCAGAAATCTTCagtcaaatttcaaattaaaccAAAAACCAGAGGAGGTTGAAAGCTCCATTGAGACTTCATTCAGCATTTCAAAAATTGCCGACTTTTTGG GTAAACAATCCATCATCAACTCCTCCGACATAATGCAATTCAACAATGCAATGAAACAAGCTGTTAAGAAGCAGCCTTTAGCAGAAGTGCAACTTAATGTGCTAGacaataaacaaaatgtctATGTAACACACTTGAAAGatgcaaaaaaaatggaaacTGCAAGTTCAACTGGAACTGTCGACACAGTTATATCACTTGATAAGCTGAAGATGGCTGTTGAAGGAACTGTTCCTAGAGTTGTTGTGTCAGGAGTCCCAAGAGATGTCCACAGTGATGCAGAAAGTATCAAGTCGAGGAAGAGTATTCGCTCAAAGACACCTTCACCTTCTAGAAGTCAGTCTACCCATACAACTGTTAAAGAAAATAACAGTATACGATCGTCAAGTAGTCCATTCTATTCTAGCAGAg aGAAATGGGTGGAAATATCAGCCGGCACAGTTACTGGATTTGttg GGTCCAGTATTGCAGTCACTCTGTCAATCACAACATTGGCTGACAATTGGATAACTgcgaaatttgaatttgatagttTCCCACATGGATCAATAGAATTACCGCGAGGACCTCTACTCCTCTCTCCCAAGAAGACTGAAAAACTGAAACTTTACATTACATCTAATGTTGAAATAGCAGCACAACTGCCGTTCACAGTGTTCTTTAAAGATGCCTCCATAGATCGTGAAGTTGAGCAAAAGGGATACATCAATGTTGATATTAAAATGCCCATGATACAGGCAGTGTCTTCTGATGGTGTGAATAACGTATGTTTCCCAGTGGTTCCAGAAGGGGCAACAATTACAAAGCATTTTGTTGTATTAAGTGATTGTCCAAACGATCTACAGCTTGAGTTAAGTGTCGTAGAAAGTGATAGCATATTTCTAATAAGAAATGTCCAAGAGATATTGAAGAGTGATGTGAGTAAGGTATTGACAGAGAAACACAGCTCCAGTGAAGAAGCGGGCAACAAAGGTAAAGGGAAGGCTAACAAACAATTGTGTAGACTAAGCAGTGGTAATGCTATCAAAGTGACAATCTCATTTAGCTCACCGAAGCTCTCCGAATTTGATATAA CTGATACAATGGCAGTGTTCAAGGGCGTATTGGCTGTGAAGTTAATTGGTGGAAATACATCTCTGAAGGAGGTCAGTCTTGTTGGATCTGTTGGAGTCGCTCATCTGGAGGTGCAGTCTAATAAATACACAATATCTAATG AATCCACCACCATCCAAGTCTGCAATACAGGTTCTGTTGCCGGTATCTGGCGAGTTAAATTCGAAGCTCCCACGACTGATACACATGTTCCATTCACTGTCACTCCTGCGAGGTTTGAGGTTAGACCAGAGGAGAGCAAACATCTAACCGCCTCTTACACTGGATCACCGGATGTATTCAAAGTGGG AACCTTAGTATTAGAAGAAGAAACAACGGGAGCTAGGACCATGATTGAATTGAGTGCCGGTTGTGACAAAACGAAATCGTTCCCAATAAAAACGAATTACAACAACATGTCGTGGGTCAGAAGTGGAAAGAAAGAGCTGAGTCTGAAGAATTCAACAAACAAAAAGATTCAGTTACGGTGTTATATCATTGGCGAAGGATTCTCTATAGAAGGGGAGAGCCGGGGAACGTTTATGATATCTTTTGTGGGCTATGAATGTAGACCGCTGCAGATTATGTTCACGCCCAATTCTTGCATGCCGTACGCGGCTTCATTACATCTTGTCTATGATAAGAACAAGGATTATTCGAGAAAG ATATTGTTGCACGGGTGCGCTAGTAACGAGTCGGTGCGCTGGTCGGGGCTGGTGACATATGGCGACACGGCGCTGGTGCGAGCAGTCTGCCGCCGACCCGTGGAGCTAACCCTCCACAATAAGTCCAGTGCGCCCGCCTTCATATCCACCACACTGCGATTAAACT TACAATACCGCTGCGTGTCGGAGGGCGCCGTGATCCGGTCCGGACGGCGGGTGCTCCGGCCTCGCTCCCGGCACGAGGTGCTCGTGGACGTGGACTGGGCCCGCGTGGAGCGTCGCGCGCGCACCACGCTCGTGTCCACGCTGGCCTCCGTCACCGTGCTCAGCGGGCCGGAGTACACCCGCCAGCGGATACTGAG AATAATTCGTGACAATTCGACCGGTAAACCAGATACCTCGATGCTACCGGATCACCTTAAAGTATTAGCGGAACATTTTGATGGGCAGGACCCAGAAATGGAGAATAAGTTGATGGAATTTCAAGAGACAAAG TCTTCTCTGAACGAGCTGATAGAGAGTCTGCAAGAGCTGACGGCCCAGATCGACCTGCCACAAGACTCTTCTGAAGATAACACCATCCTCATCAGTGACGACACGATGGTAGAGCATCACACTCTCATGAATTAG
- the LOC126977524 gene encoding uncharacterized protein LOC126977524: MDALKDSLNAMAEMFEQKMSEFQQGLDNGPITNTSLAAEFNSFRTFVLSAMNTLQRQVEFLGIEVDRLEMRRRRKMLLVHGVSEDKSEDVTSRVCKVVGEHLGVTGFSVASIKSSHRLGRPSEKKPRPIVVKFADVALRDKVWFSKTGFKGSGLTVSEFLTKSRHNLFMEARQRFGINKCWTRDGCIHIIGSDGSHHRAEWKADLHSIPQTSKQTSKPLTQGTASLTSRSKRTVKNK, from the coding sequence ATGGATGCATTAAAAGACTCGCTCAACGCCATGGCTGAAATGTTCGAACAGAAGATGAGCGAGTTCCAGCAGGGCCTAGATAATGGACCCATTACAAACACATCCCTGGCTGCAGAGTTTAACAGCTTCAGGACCTTTGTGCTCTCTGCCATGAATACTTTGCAGAGACAGGTGGAGTTCCTTGGTATAGAGGTTGATCGTCTGGAGATGCGTAGAAGGCGCAAAATGCTACTAGTGCACGGAGTCAGCGAAGATAAGTCGGAAGATGTTACTTCACGTGTTTGTAAAGTAGTAGGGGAACATCTTGGTGTGACTGGATTCTCTGTTGCTTCCATCAAGTCATCCCATCGCTTAGGACGTCCTTCCGAAAAGAAACCTCGTCCTATAGTGGTAAAGTTTGCGGATGTAGCATTGCGGGATAAGGTTTGGTTCTCCAAAACTGGATTTAAGGGCAGCGGTTTAACTGTGTCAGAGTTTTTAACAAAGAGTCGTCATAACTTATTTATGGAGGCAAGGCAGAGATTCGGCATAAACAAGTGCTGGACAAGGGATGGATGCATACATATTATAGGCTCAGATGGTTCACATCACCGAGCTGAGTGGAAAGCTGACCTACACAGCATACCACAGACATCTAAACAGACATCTAAGCCTCTGACTCAGGGTACTGCCAGTCTCACCTCCAGGTCCAAAAGAACGGTCAAAAATAAGTAA